In Sulfitobacter sp. W027, a single window of DNA contains:
- a CDS encoding DUF6477 family protein: MQDLLTMLQRLHRPRLLMRAARIGAEEYRRGTHLPRILGFGILPRHGTALIKLIEIEAELDNQRKTADASYSLIRHVDVLIAMIGEARFLKAAQTPSA, translated from the coding sequence ATGCAAGATCTGCTGACCATGCTGCAAAGACTTCACCGCCCGCGCCTGTTGATGCGCGCCGCGCGGATCGGCGCCGAAGAATACCGGCGCGGCACCCATCTTCCCCGCATCTTGGGTTTTGGAATACTGCCGCGCCACGGCACCGCGCTGATTAAGCTGATCGAGATTGAAGCCGAGTTGGACAACCAGCGCAAAACGGCAGATGCAAGCTATAGCTTGATCCGCCACGTAGATGTTCTGATCGCCATGATCGGGGAGGCGCGTTTTTTGAAAGCCGCGCAGACCCCCAGCGCCTGA
- a CDS encoding trimethylamine methyltransferase family protein, with amino-acid sequence MAESARRARGGGGAARRAARTAVSFETARYIERNIPNFEVLTEEALQIIEQNADTVLEEIGVNFPDNPDALALWRNAGADVQGERVRIPRGLARKLCSTAPSTITQVARNRERDVVIGGKSLVLAPVYGPPFVRDAAGGRRYATMADFEKFVKLGYMSKWLHHSGGTVCEPTDIPVNKRHLDMLHAHMTLSDKPFMGSVTEPSRAQDSVDMCGILFGKDFVQENTVMTSLININSPMTFDDVMMGALKVYAENNQACIISPFIVGGAMAPVSVAGTLTQVLAETLAGIAYSQLVRPGAPVIMGAFVTSIDMNSGAPTFGTPEAAHITYGAGQLARRMNLPYRSAGSFNGSKLPDAQAAYETSNSLNMGLLSGVNFMLHACGWLEGGLVSSFEKFVMDADQLGTLHHLARGVEIDENAQAMDAIREVGPGGHYLGCAHTQSNFREAFWKSDLLDYKPFETWSDEGARDTQALATARVEKMLADYQQPALDPAIREALDAFVAERKAAEPDSFT; translated from the coding sequence ATGGCGGAATCAGCACGACGGGCACGCGGCGGCGGAGGTGCGGCACGGCGCGCGGCACGCACAGCGGTCTCCTTTGAGACAGCGCGCTATATCGAGCGCAACATCCCGAACTTCGAAGTGCTGACCGAAGAAGCGTTGCAGATCATCGAGCAGAACGCCGACACGGTGCTGGAAGAGATCGGTGTGAACTTTCCCGACAACCCCGATGCGCTGGCACTGTGGCGCAACGCCGGTGCCGATGTGCAGGGGGAGCGAGTGCGCATCCCACGGGGGCTGGCCCGCAAGCTGTGCTCTACGGCACCGTCAACGATTACCCAAGTGGCGCGTAACCGGGAGCGTGATGTTGTCATAGGGGGCAAGAGCCTCGTCCTAGCCCCGGTCTATGGCCCGCCTTTTGTGCGCGATGCCGCCGGGGGGCGCCGTTATGCTACGATGGCGGACTTCGAGAAATTCGTGAAGCTGGGCTATATGTCCAAATGGCTGCACCATTCGGGGGGGACGGTATGCGAGCCGACCGACATCCCGGTAAACAAACGTCACCTCGATATGCTGCATGCGCATATGACGCTCAGCGACAAGCCCTTCATGGGCTCGGTGACCGAACCGTCGCGGGCGCAGGACAGTGTCGATATGTGCGGCATCCTTTTTGGTAAGGACTTCGTCCAGGAAAACACTGTGATGACCTCGCTCATCAACATCAACTCGCCGATGACGTTTGACGATGTGATGATGGGAGCGCTTAAAGTCTATGCCGAAAACAATCAGGCCTGCATCATCTCGCCTTTCATCGTGGGAGGGGCTATGGCGCCGGTAAGTGTGGCCGGGACACTGACGCAGGTCTTGGCCGAGACACTGGCCGGCATTGCCTATAGCCAGCTTGTGCGCCCCGGTGCGCCTGTCATCATGGGGGCCTTCGTGACCTCCATCGACATGAACAGTGGTGCACCAACCTTTGGCACGCCAGAGGCTGCGCATATCACCTATGGCGCTGGGCAATTGGCGCGGCGCATGAACCTGCCGTACCGCAGCGCCGGGTCGTTCAACGGCTCGAAACTGCCAGATGCTCAGGCGGCCTATGAGACCTCGAACAGCCTGAACATGGGGCTTTTGTCAGGCGTGAACTTCATGCTGCACGCCTGTGGCTGGTTGGAAGGCGGGCTGGTGTCCTCCTTCGAAAAATTCGTCATGGATGCCGACCAATTGGGCACCCTGCATCACCTCGCCCGTGGGGTGGAGATAGATGAGAACGCCCAAGCGATGGACGCGATCCGCGAAGTCGGGCCGGGGGGGCATTACCTTGGCTGTGCCCATACGCAGAGCAACTTTCGGGAGGCGTTTTGGAAGTCGGACCTGTTGGACTACAAACCCTTTGAGACATGGTCAGACGAGGGCGCGCGCGACACGCAAGCGCTGGCCACGGCGCGGGTCGAAAAGATGCTGGCAGACTACCAGCAACCGGCGCTGGATCCGGCCATTCGCGAAGCGCTTGATGCCTTTGTGGCCGAGCGTAAGGCAGCGGAGCCTGACAGCTTCACGTAA
- the guaA gene encoding glutamine-hydrolyzing GMP synthase — translation MTDITHDRLLIIDFGSQVTQLIARRLRELNVFCEIHPFNTVDDAFLKEFAPKAVILSGGPSSVFAEGAPMPPQAVFELGVPILGICYGQQVMMHCLGGHVERGHGTAEFGRAFVTPTGQQLELLEGWFATDREQVWMSHGDHVSKIAPGFEVYGTSPNAPFAITGDVSRNFYAVQFHPEVHHTPNGPRLYENFVRLAGFKGDWTMSAYREEAIAAIREQVGDQKVICGLSGGVDSSVAAVLIHEAIGDQLTCVFVDHGLLRKGEAEEVVTMFRDHYNMPLIHADEQELFLGELDGVSDPETKRKIIGKLFIDVFQKHAKDVGDATFLAQGTLYPDVIESVSFSGGPSVTIKSHHNVGGLPEKMGLKLVEPLRELFKDEVRELGRELGLPPSFIGRHPFPGPGLAIRCPGEITREKLAILREADAVYIDQIRRHGLYDDIWQAFVAILPVRTVGVMGDGRTYDFACALRAVTSVDGMTADYYPFTHDFLGETATRIINEVPGINRVTYDITSKPPGTIEWE, via the coding sequence ATGACAGATATCACCCATGACCGCCTTCTTATCATCGACTTCGGCAGCCAGGTTACGCAGCTTATCGCGCGTCGCCTGCGGGAGCTGAATGTCTTTTGCGAAATTCACCCGTTCAACACGGTGGACGATGCTTTCCTCAAGGAATTCGCGCCCAAGGCGGTGATCCTATCGGGTGGCCCGTCCTCTGTGTTTGCCGAAGGCGCGCCGATGCCGCCGCAGGCTGTGTTTGAACTGGGCGTGCCGATCCTTGGCATCTGCTATGGCCAGCAGGTCATGATGCACTGCCTTGGCGGTCATGTGGAGCGTGGCCACGGCACCGCCGAGTTTGGCCGGGCGTTCGTTACCCCTACTGGGCAACAGCTTGAACTGCTCGAAGGCTGGTTCGCCACTGACCGCGAGCAGGTCTGGATGAGCCACGGCGATCACGTGAGCAAGATCGCCCCGGGGTTCGAGGTCTACGGCACCTCCCCCAACGCGCCTTTCGCCATTACCGGCGACGTGTCGCGCAACTTCTACGCCGTGCAGTTCCACCCCGAGGTGCACCACACCCCCAACGGTCCGCGCCTCTATGAGAACTTCGTGCGTCTGGCAGGCTTCAAGGGCGACTGGACCATGAGCGCCTATCGCGAGGAGGCGATTGCCGCGATCCGCGAGCAGGTCGGCGACCAGAAGGTGATCTGTGGTCTGTCGGGTGGTGTCGACTCCTCCGTGGCCGCCGTTCTGATCCATGAAGCGATTGGTGACCAGCTGACATGCGTCTTTGTCGACCATGGTCTGCTGCGCAAGGGGGAAGCCGAAGAGGTCGTCACCATGTTCCGCGACCACTACAACATGCCCCTGATCCACGCGGATGAGCAGGAGCTGTTCCTGGGCGAGTTGGACGGCGTCTCTGACCCCGAGACCAAGCGCAAGATCATCGGCAAGCTTTTCATCGACGTGTTCCAGAAACACGCGAAAGATGTGGGCGATGCAACCTTCTTGGCCCAAGGCACGCTCTACCCGGATGTGATCGAAAGCGTCAGCTTCTCGGGTGGTCCTTCGGTGACGATCAAAAGCCACCACAATGTCGGCGGCCTGCCCGAAAAGATGGGCCTCAAATTGGTGGAGCCGCTGCGCGAACTCTTCAAGGATGAAGTGCGCGAGTTAGGCCGCGAGTTGGGCCTGCCGCCGTCGTTCATCGGACGTCACCCCTTCCCCGGACCGGGCCTTGCGATCCGCTGCCCCGGTGAGATCACCCGCGAGAAACTGGCGATCCTGCGCGAGGCCGATGCGGTCTATATCGACCAGATCCGCCGTCACGGGCTCTATGACGACATCTGGCAGGCCTTCGTGGCGATCCTGCCGGTGCGCACCGTGGGCGTGATGGGCGATGGCCGCACCTATGACTTCGCCTGCGCTCTGCGTGCGGTGACTTCCGTGGATGGCATGACCGCGGACTACTACCCGTTCACTCACGACTTCCTTGGTGAAACCGCCACGCGGATCATCAACGAAGTGCCGGGCATTAACCGCGTCACTTATGACATTACCTCGAAACCTCCAGGCACCATCGAGTGGGAATAA
- a CDS encoding DMT family transporter, with product MTPTFRAGLWMIGSIGSFSTMAVSGRELSARFDTFEVMLYRSVIGVIIVLSLAWATGAWRQINTRNFGMQLLRNLAHFTGQNLWFLAVSLIPLAQVFALEFTSPLWVIVLSIFLLGERLTATRALAAVMGFIGILIVARPDIGNLNTGILAAAGCAVFFALTNVLTKRLTRTQGITTILFYLTTLQLIFGMISAGYDGDIALPTAETAPFLLLVGACGLLAHYCLTNALSLAPATVVVPIDFVRLPAIAVIGMLLYGEALDIWVFIGAAIIFAGNYLNLWFETRKPHIS from the coding sequence ATGACACCCACTTTCCGCGCGGGACTTTGGATGATCGGCTCCATCGGCTCCTTCTCGACCATGGCAGTGTCAGGGCGTGAGTTGTCGGCTCGGTTCGATACCTTTGAAGTCATGCTCTACCGCAGCGTCATCGGCGTGATCATCGTCCTGTCGCTCGCTTGGGCCACCGGAGCTTGGCGCCAGATCAATACTCGCAACTTTGGTATGCAGCTCTTGCGCAATCTTGCGCACTTCACCGGGCAAAACCTGTGGTTCCTCGCCGTGTCCTTGATCCCGCTGGCGCAGGTCTTTGCGCTTGAGTTCACCTCACCGCTCTGGGTGATCGTCCTATCGATCTTTCTGCTGGGCGAACGGCTGACCGCAACGCGGGCGCTGGCCGCTGTCATGGGCTTCATCGGCATCCTGATCGTCGCACGCCCTGATATCGGCAACCTGAACACCGGCATTCTGGCGGCGGCGGGCTGTGCAGTCTTCTTTGCCCTCACAAACGTTCTGACCAAGCGGCTGACCCGCACCCAAGGGATCACCACGATCCTGTTCTACCTCACCACGCTGCAACTTATTTTCGGCATGATCTCAGCTGGTTACGATGGCGACATCGCGCTGCCTACGGCAGAGACTGCGCCCTTCCTGCTGCTTGTCGGCGCTTGCGGGCTACTTGCGCATTACTGCCTGACCAATGCGCTTAGCCTTGCGCCTGCCACGGTGGTGGTGCCGATTGATTTTGTCCGTCTCCCGGCCATCGCAGTGATCGGTATGCTGCTCTATGGAGAGGCGCTGGACATCTGGGTTTTCATCGGCGCCGCCATCATCTTTGCTGGCAACTATCTCAACCTCTGGTTCGAGACCCGCAAACCACACATTTCGTAA
- a CDS encoding DUF6456 domain-containing protein: MPGWVPHGALHYLAHTETGAPIRALARQAGCHASTIMRQIRRIETRRDDPLVDAALRRLGAVRRGLDCTAGPPAGKTAIMNKPAAPLLDEDTFAAEALRALRRLHETGAVLAVAEGMEKAVVVRETDTGPGARTAVVDSAVAQAMALKDWITPGSAGRVTRYHITGAGRAALRRMIDAQGAGAEGFAEDQTAFLGMPGDHGTEEGADAHAAPRRSRYCLSESPLSALARRRDKAGAPFLEEGLVHAGERLREDFELAQMGGEVTQNWDHFLTPGAKPTGRRDGSGVMAAAEARKRVADAMADLGPGLSDVVLRCCCYLEGLETTEKRLGWSARSGKIVLRIALMRLKRHYDETVGPGGPMIG; the protein is encoded by the coding sequence ATGCCGGGATGGGTGCCGCATGGGGCCCTACATTACCTCGCACATACGGAGACCGGCGCACCGATCCGGGCTTTGGCACGCCAAGCTGGCTGTCATGCCTCAACGATCATGCGACAAATTCGCCGTATCGAGACCCGGCGCGACGATCCGCTGGTGGATGCAGCCCTGCGCAGGCTCGGCGCGGTGCGGCGTGGCTTGGATTGTACTGCTGGCCCCCCAGCAGGAAAGACAGCGATAATGAACAAGCCCGCCGCCCCCCTTCTTGATGAAGACACTTTTGCTGCCGAAGCGCTGCGTGCTCTTCGTCGCTTGCATGAAACCGGCGCGGTCTTGGCCGTGGCCGAAGGTATGGAAAAGGCCGTCGTCGTGCGCGAAACGGATACCGGCCCCGGTGCCCGGACCGCCGTGGTGGACAGTGCCGTGGCACAGGCGATGGCGCTGAAAGACTGGATCACGCCGGGCAGCGCAGGGCGGGTGACGCGCTATCATATTACCGGCGCGGGGCGCGCTGCACTGCGGCGGATGATTGACGCGCAAGGCGCCGGGGCCGAGGGCTTTGCCGAGGACCAAACCGCGTTTTTGGGCATGCCCGGCGATCACGGGACAGAAGAGGGCGCGGATGCCCACGCGGCCCCCCGCCGTAGCCGCTATTGCCTGTCAGAAAGCCCACTTTCCGCGCTGGCCCGGCGGCGCGATAAAGCCGGCGCGCCCTTCTTGGAAGAGGGACTGGTGCATGCGGGCGAACGGCTGCGCGAAGATTTTGAACTGGCGCAGATGGGGGGGGAAGTTACCCAGAATTGGGACCATTTCCTGACCCCCGGGGCCAAGCCCACGGGACGCCGCGATGGGTCAGGTGTGATGGCTGCAGCAGAGGCGCGCAAGCGGGTGGCCGATGCGATGGCCGACCTTGGCCCGGGGCTGTCGGATGTCGTCTTGCGCTGCTGCTGCTATTTAGAAGGGCTTGAAACCACGGAAAAACGGCTGGGGTGGTCGGCACGGTCAGGCAAGATCGTTCTGCGCATCGCGCTAATGCGGCTTAAACGGCATTACGATGAGACCGTAGGGCCGGGTGGCCCAATGATCGGATAA
- a CDS encoding putative quinol monooxygenase gives MRVALTGHLRCATPAQADRVRAGLDAHLSLTRAEPGCLRFDVTPTDDPLVWQVSEFFADRAALDAHQARVAASDWATLTAGIKRDYQITSSA, from the coding sequence ATGAGGGTGGCCCTGACCGGCCACCTTCGCTGCGCCACCCCGGCCCAAGCGGACCGGGTGCGCGCGGGGCTTGACGCGCATCTGAGTCTCACCCGTGCGGAGCCGGGATGCCTTCGGTTCGACGTGACCCCCACAGATGATCCGCTTGTCTGGCAGGTCTCAGAATTCTTTGCCGACCGCGCGGCCTTGGACGCGCATCAGGCGCGCGTGGCGGCTTCTGACTGGGCCACACTCACTGCCGGGATCAAACGCGACTATCAAATCACGAGCTCGGCATGA